The DNA region TCGCCTACAACGTGGCGGCCCTGCCACTCGCCGCGGCCGGCCTCCTGAACCCCATGATCGCCGGCGCCGCCATGGCGTTCTCCTCGGTGTTCGTGGTGTCCAACAGCCTCCGGCTGCGCCGCTTCCGGGCCCTCCCGGAGCCCGGCGCGGCCGACTGAGGTGACGGCGGCCGGCCAGCCCGTGATCGGGTCGGCCGGCCGCCGCTACTTTTCCGAGCTTTCCGGATTTACTAAGTACATTCCCAGAACTTCCGGATGTCGAACCGGACTTGATTTCGCTTTATGGCTCCGATCTACTGGCTCCCGAAACCGCCCGCTCGCCGAAACGAGGATCGACGGATGGACCCCACGGTGGAGCTGCGCCCTGCCTGCCAGGCTGAAGCCGCGGCCATCTCCCAGCTCCTCGCGGCCTGTTGGCGCCTGGACTACGCCCAGTACCTCGGCGGCCAGCGCACCGAGCATCTGATCGCCTGCTACTGCCCGGTGGACCGGATCGCGGTCGAGATCTCCGGCTCCGGAGCAGGGGACGGTTGGCTGGGGTGGCTGGTGGCCGAGCACGCCGGCCGGGTCGTAGGCGTTGCTGCGGGCGGGATCGCAACCATTGGATCGGGCGAGGTCTATACCTTGTGCGTCGCTCCGGAGCACCGCAGGAAAGGCGTCGGCAGGGGGCTGCTGTCCGCGACCACCGAGCAACAGCGGGCCCGGGGAGCCCGGCAACAATGGGTGAGTGTGTACGGCCCCGACGATCCCTCGCTTCCCTTCCTGTCGGGCTGCGGCTTCGAGGCCACGACCGACGTTCCGCCCAGCTCGGGGCTCCGCCTGCGCAGGACGCTCTGACATCGGAGAGCCGACGCTGGCGTCCACCGGTCGAGGCGTGAATACGCCGTACGGATTCATGGCCCCGGGCACGGGTGAATGCCCAGAATGAAGTGACCCCTCCCAACGCGGAGTTCGTTCACACAGCGCATTCCCGGAGAAGCCATGCAACTGCTCGACGGAAACTCGGACGCACCGGAACGGGCGACCTTTCCGACAGTCGCCGAGCCACCCCTGAGCCCGCACAGCGCCGATATCCTGGAGTACCTCCGGGCGGCCCGGGCCACCGGCGGGCCCATCCTGGACCTCGGAGCAGGTGCAGGACGGTTCGCGGTCCCACTGGCGCGCCTCGGATTCGACGTTGACGCGGTAGACCGCGACGCCCCCTCCCTCGCCAGTCTCCGCGAGTGGGCCGGCCGCCGGAACGTCCGGCCTGGGCGCGTGACCACCGTCGAGGCGGAACTGAACGGACTCAGGCTGCGCCGTGCGTACGGACTGGTCATGCTGGCCGGCGACACGGCACTGGAGCTCCCCGCCACCGCACGCCCGGCACTGTTCCGGGAAATCGCCGCACACCTCCGGGAGGGAGGCGCCCTGGCGCTCGACTACATCACCGCTCGCCGACCCGGACTCCACTCGGCCCGTCCCGAAACCGCCTCCGTGCTCGACGACTTGCGTTCGACCGGCCTTCGGATCCACCGGAGGGACACCCGCCCTTTGGCCGACGGCCTGGAGAGCACCTTCCTGCTCTGCGGACCGCGCCGCTGACCGCCGGAGCTCGGCGAATTGTGTTGCGAGAACGTAACGGCTTGTCAGGTAGCATCCCTACCACACTGAATGTGGAGGGGGCTGCACGTGGCGAGTTCAGGCAACGGAAAATCTTCCGAACAGGCGTTTTCCGTGTATCAGGAGCTCCGCGTCCGTGGTTCGGGCCGCTTCTCCGAGTTGGCCGCGGAGCTGGGCCTGTCCCCGGCCCAGACCGATGACTGCCGTGCCGAACTCCGACACCTGGGCCTGATCAGCGCTGACGGATCCGACGAGCTCGCCGACCACGTGACCGCGGTCGACCCGGAAGTCGCCCTCCTACGCGTCCTCGCACGCGAGACCCAGGAAGTGCGGTTACGCCAGGAACGCACGCAGCAGTCCTACGCCGCCGTCGAGGAACTCACCCGCCGCTACCTCCGTGGCGGCGGTGTCTTCCCCTCGGAGGTGGAGGTCGAGGTCCTGACCGGCAGGCGCCGGATCCAGCAGACCCTGGAGGACCTCTCGGACACCGTCCGGACCGAGATCGCCTCGATGCACCCCGGCGCCCTGCCCACCGGGGAGTTCCTGACCGCCGGTCTGGACCGCGACCGGCGCCTGATCGCGGCCGGAGCCCAGGTCCGGGCCATCTACCAGCAGCGTTTTCTCGCGGTCCCGGCCCTGGCGGAGTTCTTCCAGCGGCAGATCGAACTCGGCGTGGAGGTACGCCTCGCCCCCGTCGTCCCCCTGAACATGATCGTCAGCGACCGTCGGCTCGCCCTGCTGCCGATCGATCCGGACGACCACGACGCGGGCGCCATCCTGGCGCGGGGCCCGGCGCTCGTCCGCTCGTACACCGCGCTCTACGACTACTGCTGGCACACCTCGGCCGTCCTCGGCCGCACCGAGGAGTACCGGCACGGCGCCGACCGGCTGACCGACCAGCAGCAGGCCGCGATCCGGATGCTGGCGGCCGGCATGAAGGACGAGAAGATCGCCCGTTCGCTGGGGATATCGCTGCGCACGCTGAGCCGGCTGCTGTCGGAGGTCATGCAGGAGCTCGGGGCCTCCAGCAGGTTCGAGGCGGGGGTGCGCGCCACCAAACTGGGCTGGCTGGACTGAGCCGGCCCGGCTGAACGGCCTCCGCCGCACGCGCAAGAGGTACGATGAGACCAAATCTTTGGTCGACCTCTGGTAGGGCTGATGGCGAGCGACACTCTGGCTGCGGACCGTGAAGGCGCCATCCAACTGCTCCGCGACGTCGGACTGCGGGTGACCGGCCCCCGGTTGGAGGTACTGCAACTGCTGGCCGCCGAGCCCCATCAGGACGTCGAGTCGATCACCGAGGCTGCCCGATCCCGGCTCGGCACGCTCACCAGCCAGGCGGTGTACGAGATGCTCCGCAATTTCATGGAGACCGGCCTGGTGCGCAAGTTCGAACGCCCGGGGCGCACCGCGGTGTTCGAGCTGTCCGGTCCCCCGCACCAGCACGCGCTCTGCAGCCAGTGCGGCCGGGTGGCAAACGTCGAGGTCGAGCTTCCGCCCGCGCCGATGAAGGGGCTGCGGGGGTGGCGGATCGGCGACACCGAGCTGGTGTTCCTCGGTGAGTGCCCGGACTGCCGCGGGCGCCGGCCGAAGTGACCGGCCGGCGCCCGGGGCGGCCTGACCGCTGACGGTCGCGCTGCCGCGACGGTCAGTTGCCGCTGACGGGCACGGCCGCCGGGCTCGTGGTCGGCCAGACGATGTCGGCCTGGACGGCCTTCGCCGCACCTCCGGTCGAGGCCGGGCTCGTGGTCGGCCAGACGATGTCGGCCTGGACGGCCTTCGCCGCACCTCCGCTCGGGGCCGGGCTCGTGGTCGGCCAGACGATCTCGGCCCGCTGGACCTGTGCCGGAGCCGGGGCGGTCAGCGTGGGGGCCGGCCACACGATGTCGGCCCGCACGGCCGAAGCCGGGGCCGAGGGGGTCGGCGCCGGCCAGACGATGCCGCTGTCGGCCGGCTTCGCCCCGGTGGTGGCGGAGCCCTCGGCGGCGAACGCGATCGCGCCCAGTGCGGTGGCCGCCAGGGCCGGGGCGACGAAGCGAACGACGATCCGCCGGTTGCGAGCAAACATGCTGGTTCCTCCAGGAGTTGGGGTGTGGCGCGCTCCTCGGTTCCCGTGCCGTCGGTCTCCGGGGCGCTGATTCCATGGTGTCCGTCCCGAGCCCCGGACTCCAGGCTTTCTCAAGTCGCGCTCAGGCCATGGCGCGCTTCTGCCACAGAACCGGACACCCCGCTTCCGGAGCCGACGGCCAAGGAGCGACCACCAGTTCGAGTGAAACAAATATTTGGTCATCTCAAATCTTGTGCTAGCCTCGGACAGAGGGTGGGGTGACCCACACCTCGGGCGGGCACTGCGCCCCATTCCTCCAGGAGGGGAGCCCGCTCCGGGCAGGGGCGTGCCGTCGCCCCTGCCCTCTCCCTGACGGTCCCGGGCCGTCAGGACGCGGCACGCACCAGACGGCCCAGCTCCGCCCGTTCGGCCACGGCGGCGGCGTAGACGGCCGCGGTGGCCCGGGCACAGGTGTCCCAGCCGAAGCACCGGGCATGCCGGAGAGCCTCCCGGCCGAGGCGCTCGCCCTCCCCGGGGAGGGCCGCCAGACGCCCGAGTACGGCCGCGTAGTCCTCGGGACGATGGCCCTGCACCAGGTGGCCCGTGACACCGTCGCGCACCGCCACCGTGAGCCCGCCGACGGCCGCGGCGAGCACCGGTGTGCCGCAGGCCTGGGCCTCCAACGCGACCAGCCCGAAGGACTCGCTGTGCGACGGCATCACCACGACATCCGCGGCGCGGTACCAGTCAGCCAGTTCCGGGCGCCCCAGCGCGGGCAGGAAGCGGACCACCTCCGACAGTCCGAGGCCGGCGGCCAAGTGGCGGTACTCGTCCGGCCGTTCGGTGCCGGTGCCACTGTTTCCGCCGATCAACGGAACGATCAGTCGCCGGGCGAGCTCCGGACGACGGCGCAGCAGCACAGCAACCGCGTGGAGGAGCACATCCGGGCCCTTGAGTGGCTGTATCCGGCCGGCGAACATGGGGATGACTGCGCCGGGCGGCAGGCCCAGGCGCCGTCGGGCCGCCGCCCGCCCGTCGGCGGGACGGAAGGTGCCGAGGTCCACTCCGGGGTGGACCACCGCGATCCGCTCCGCGTCGGTGCCGTAGTGTCGGACCAGTTCGGCGGCCTCGGCGTGAGTGTTGGCGACCAGGCGGTCCGCCGTGTCGGCCAGCGCGCACTCGCCGAGGATGCGGATGTCCGGCTCCGGCCGGTCCGCGGCGGCGAGAGCCGCGTTCTTCGTCCGGGCCATGGTGTGCATCGAGTGGATGAGCGGAACGTCCCACCGCCGACCGAGGGCCACTCCGACCTGCCCGGACAACCAGTAGTGGGAGTGCACGGCCTGGTACGTCAGCCGCTCCGTCGCTGCCGTCCGCAGCACCGAGGCCGTGAAGTCCGTTAGCACGGCTGGCAGTTCCTCCTTGGCGAGCCGTCGGCGGCCACCCTCGTCCATGTACCAGACGCGCACGCCGGGGGCAGCGATGACGGTTCTGGACGCGGTGGGCGAAACGCTCCGGGTGAAGACGTCCACCTCGATGCCGTGCGCGGCCAGGCGCCGAGCGAGTTCGAGGACGTAGACGTTCATCCCGCCGGCATCACCGGTGCCCGGCCGGTCCAGGGGCGACGTGTGCACGCTGAGCATGGCGACCCGGCGGACCGGCCGACCGGCTGCGGGGACGTGCGGGCGACGGCTCGACGTCGGCATGGGATATCTCCTTCGGGCGGGCGTGGCCGGAGGGCGTCCGGCCAGGCAGCGGAAAGGCCCGCTCGGCGACGAGCGGGCCTTGGACGGGTCTTGAGCGGACTTCAGAACCCGAACACGGGACCGGTGGGCGGGGCCAGGCGCGTGCCGGGCCGCGGTGGCTCCAGAGCATCCGGCGCGACGGGACCGCCCGGCCGGTCCCCCAGAGCGCGGGCCAGCCTGGCCGCTCCCTCGGGCATGGCGGGCCAGGCCCACGCCGCGAGTGCCCGGGCCACCGCCAGCTGGGCGGCGAGTGCGGCGCGGTAGCACTCGCGTCCGCCGACCCGGTCCCGCTCGTACGCGTTGACCAGCTGGAAGTCCGTGACCAGGCGGACCGCCTCGTCGAGCAGGGCAATCGCCCGGCGAGGGTCGAAGGTCTCGATGTCGTAGGCGGTGCGCAGCTCGGCCACGGTGCCGGACAACCGGTCGTGCAGGTAGACCCAGCCCGTGCCGCCGGCCCGCGCTTCCGGCACCAGTCCGTGGCAGTCCTCGCGCAGCGCGGCGAAGAGCCGGGTGAGCCAGGGGTTCCAGGTGTCGTCCAGGAACTGCCGGGCGTGGTCCAGCTCCTCGGGGACGAAGTCGGCCGGTCGGCCGAGCGGCCGCCCGGACAGCACGTGGCGGCGCAGTGCGTCCGAGCCGGCGTCGGTCAGCGCGTCGAGCGCCCACACCGCGTGCCGTTGCCCCGTCGACATCTTCCGGCCCTGGTAGTGGTAGAAATCGTTGACCCGGTAGCCGGTGGGCGCCGGGAGCCCGAGGCAGCCGAGCAGGGCCGGCAGCACGACCACCTGGAGGTGTGCGTGGTCGTAGCCGAAGAACTGCAGCGAGCCGACCGGCGGTTCGGTGGTCCGGTGCGCCGCCAGCACATGCGCGGCGGCGTGCTCGAAGCGGGAGTCGATGCGCTGGTCCTCGAATTCGGGCACCGTCACCTCGATGCCCCAGTCGGCCGGATGGCTGACCGCCAGCTCGGCGAGCCCGTCGCGGGTGAGCTGCTCGCACAGGACGGACAGTCGCGGCGGCATCGGCGTCACGGCCCAGAACTCCAGCAGCCGGTCGCGGTGTGCCTCCAGAGGCAGGTAGAGCCGCCGGCACTGCCGCAGCTGCGCCGGTGTCCCGCACAGCACGCAGGCCGGGTCGAGCAGGTCACCGCAGTCGTTCGGGCGGGCGCAACTCTGGCAGACGTTGCCGCGGGCGGGCGCGCCGCAGTACGGGCAGCCGCCGGTGACCAGGACTCCGTGCAGCCAGCGGTCGCACGGCTGGCAGTAGGGCAGCAGACGGCTGCGCGCGACGACGACCCCGTCGGCGTGCAGCTTGGCGAGCAAGTCCTGGACGTGCAGGCGATAGCCGGCCTCGCCGAGCGGCTGCGGCAGGTCGTCGAACTCCACGCCGGCCCGCTGCCAGTCCACGGTGATGCTCTCGGCGTAGCCGTCGGCGACCTCTTCGGCCTTGCGGCCCTGGACGAGCGCGCACAGCTGCACGGCGGTGTCGAACTGGTCGATCGCGCCGGTCAGCCGTGCCGGCCGGCCATCCGACCGGAGGAAGCGGCGCAGCACGTCGGCCGCCACGTAGGGACCTGCCAGGTGACCCAGGTGCAGCTCACCGTCAGCAGTCGGCGGGGTCGCGGTGATCCAGATCGGTGTGGTCGATGCGGTCATGAAGGTGCCTCCTTGCCGTGGTCGTCCTCATCGCGGCTCGAAGTGGAAGGAGCGGATGAAGCAGTCCCTGGGCTGGTCGACCGCGAAGGTGATGCAGTCGAAGAGCGCCTGGGCGGTCAGCCGGTCGCGCGGGCCGGCGGCGGTTCCGTCCCATTCGGCGGCATGCGGATCGCTGGTGGAGAAGTCGGGCGGGTAGAGCGCCATGACGCGGACGCCGGCCGGGCGCAGCCGGCGGGCGAGCACGTCCGCAAAGCCCGCCTGCGCGCTCTTGGCAGCGTGGAAGGCCTCGTGCACCGGTGAGCCGTCCGCCGTGTCCGCCCCGGCGACGGAGACCATGTTGACGATGTCGGGGCGGGTAGAGGCCCGTAGCAGCGGCAGGAAGTGCTTGACCATCAGGACGGTCCCGCCGGCCGTGGCCCCGATCGTCTCCACGATCTGCTCGTCCGAGGCGGACTCCAACTCCACCCCGCCGAGCCAGCGTGCCCCGTTGTTGACCAGCAGGTCGACCCGGTCGGTTAGTTCACCGACCTGCCGGGCGAACCGGGCGATCTCCGCCGGTCGGCTGAGGTCGCAGCCGAAGGTGTGGATCCGGCTCGCCGCGGCCCCCTCGATCTGCCCGCCGACGACGTCTGCGGCGGCCTTGGTGCGAGCGGAGACGAACACCTCGGCCCCCAGGTGGGCGAAGCCCACGGCCAGGGAGCGGCCGAACGGGCGGGACGCTCCCGTGACGACGACCCGCAGGTTGTGGAATCTCATGGACACGTCCTTCTGTCGTACGGCCGGACGGAGGCGGACTGGGTGATAGGGACGCCAACCGGCCGTGCCGGGGCCGTGGTCGGCACCAGGGGGGTACGTGCCGTGCACGGCCTCACCACGCAGCAGCGGAACCCTGGGGGTGACCGGGCGAGGACGCCGCGCGACCATGCGTCCGGGCATCGACGGTCAGGTCTGCGTTCGGTGACAGACCTGTGGTCGGCGGCCGTCCTCGCCGGCGCCGAACTCATCGTCTCAGCCGGAAAGCGGCTGGTGAGCCCGGTGGCACGGCGTGAACGTGCCGTGGCGTGTGGCCGCCAGTGCAAGGGGGCGGTCTGGGCTCTGGAGCTTGTCGTCAGACTCCTGCCGGCGCGGCGAGTTCGACGACAGGCGCCAGGCGGATCGAACCGGTGGTGCGCACACGCTTGCGGCCGATGCCGATCCGCTCGATCCGCAGGTCGGGCCAGACTCCGGTGGCGTGCACAGTCACGACGGTCGGGCCGGCGGGCGTCAGCAGCCGGACCGCCGTTCCGGCGGCGCCCTCGGTCCGGGCGAGCCGGTGGGGCACCGTACCGGGGACGGCGATCGCACCGGCCAGGCAGATCGCGCCCGTCAGCGCGACGCTCGGGTGCCATCCGCCCGCGGTGACGGCCCGCACCGGAAGGCCGTCCGGCTCCGCCGCACCGACCAGGGCGATCTTCGGCAGACCGCCGTGGGCGGGGCGGCCGAGCCGCTCGGCCGCGGTGGTTCGGATCGCCTCCAGCGTCCGGAGCGTCGACGCGTCCGCGGCGAACAGCCGGTGACGGTCGGCCAGGTGGAGCGCGGTCGCGTCGAGGAAGACGTAGGGGTTGCCGAGGCTCACCAGCGAGGCGGGGTAGCGGCCCCGGGCGGTGGTCACCAGGTCCAGGGGGCGCCCGGTCGGCAGGAGGTCCGTGGCGGAGGCCGCCGGCGCGGGCTCGAACTGGAGGGTGAACTCGCGGTGGCCGCCTCGCACGCCGTCCAGTCGGCACACCAGGGCGGGGCCTCCGCCGGTGCTGCGCAGCCGCGCTCGGCTTCCCGGACGCATTGGGGGCAGCCAGCCCTGCTCCTCCGCCACAGCCGTGACGGCCAGTGCCGAGTGGCCGCAGCTGGCCGTGAAGTCGAGCCGGTCGGCGCCGCCGGGCAGGCCCTGGACGAAGCGGTAGTCCAGGTGGAACCCGGGGACGGCGGAGGGCGAGGCCAAAGCGAACTTCAGGACGTGCCCGGCACCGGAGACCGCCAGTGCGCGGCGGATGCCGGCCAGCACCGGCCGCAGCCACCGCTCGTCGTCGGGGAGCTGCGCCGCGTCGAGCACCAGGGTCGGGCAGGGAGCGCCGACGGCCTGGGCGAAGTGCCCGATCACGGCCCGGCCGGGGCGGCTCGCCCCGAGCCGTTCAGCCAGAGCTGGTGGATCATCAGCGCCCAGACCGCCCTGGCGGTGGTGTCGTCGGGCACGTTTGCCTGACGGTCCAGCAGTGCCTGGACCCGGTCGGCGCGCAGCCGCCCGTCCCGGCGCAGCCGGTCGGGGTTCAGCACGTCGCGCAGGAACCGCTCGACCGGCTGTCCGGGCGCGAGCATCGCGGCCACCGGGAGGGTGAACGGCTGCTTCGGGCGGCGCAGGACGGGCTCCGGCAGCAGTCCGCGGGCCGCCGCGTAGAGC from Kitasatospora cathayae includes:
- a CDS encoding PrpF domain-containing protein translates to MIGHFAQAVGAPCPTLVLDAAQLPDDERWLRPVLAGIRRALAVSGAGHVLKFALASPSAVPGFHLDYRFVQGLPGGADRLDFTASCGHSALAVTAVAEEQGWLPPMRPGSRARLRSTGGGPALVCRLDGVRGGHREFTLQFEPAPAASATDLLPTGRPLDLVTTARGRYPASLVSLGNPYVFLDATALHLADRHRLFAADASTLRTLEAIRTTAAERLGRPAHGGLPKIALVGAAEPDGLPVRAVTAGGWHPSVALTGAICLAGAIAVPGTVPHRLARTEGAAGTAVRLLTPAGPTVVTVHATGVWPDLRIERIGIGRKRVRTTGSIRLAPVVELAAPAGV
- a CDS encoding class I tRNA ligase family protein; the protein is MTASTTPIWITATPPTADGELHLGHLAGPYVAADVLRRFLRSDGRPARLTGAIDQFDTAVQLCALVQGRKAEEVADGYAESITVDWQRAGVEFDDLPQPLGEAGYRLHVQDLLAKLHADGVVVARSRLLPYCQPCDRWLHGVLVTGGCPYCGAPARGNVCQSCARPNDCGDLLDPACVLCGTPAQLRQCRRLYLPLEAHRDRLLEFWAVTPMPPRLSVLCEQLTRDGLAELAVSHPADWGIEVTVPEFEDQRIDSRFEHAAAHVLAAHRTTEPPVGSLQFFGYDHAHLQVVVLPALLGCLGLPAPTGYRVNDFYHYQGRKMSTGQRHAVWALDALTDAGSDALRRHVLSGRPLGRPADFVPEELDHARQFLDDTWNPWLTRLFAALREDCHGLVPEARAGGTGWVYLHDRLSGTVAELRTAYDIETFDPRRAIALLDEAVRLVTDFQLVNAYERDRVGGRECYRAALAAQLAVARALAAWAWPAMPEGAARLARALGDRPGGPVAPDALEPPRPGTRLAPPTGPVFGF
- a CDS encoding Fur family transcriptional regulator gives rise to the protein MASDTLAADREGAIQLLRDVGLRVTGPRLEVLQLLAAEPHQDVESITEAARSRLGTLTSQAVYEMLRNFMETGLVRKFERPGRTAVFELSGPPHQHALCSQCGRVANVEVELPPAPMKGLRGWRIGDTELVFLGECPDCRGRRPK
- a CDS encoding SDR family oxidoreductase — encoded protein: MRFHNLRVVVTGASRPFGRSLAVGFAHLGAEVFVSARTKAAADVVGGQIEGAAASRIHTFGCDLSRPAEIARFARQVGELTDRVDLLVNNGARWLGGVELESASDEQIVETIGATAGGTVLMVKHFLPLLRASTRPDIVNMVSVAGADTADGSPVHEAFHAAKSAQAGFADVLARRLRPAGVRVMALYPPDFSTSDPHAAEWDGTAAGPRDRLTAQALFDCITFAVDQPRDCFIRSFHFEPR
- the mshA gene encoding D-inositol-3-phosphate glycosyltransferase, which gives rise to MPTSSRRPHVPAAGRPVRRVAMLSVHTSPLDRPGTGDAGGMNVYVLELARRLAAHGIEVDVFTRSVSPTASRTVIAAPGVRVWYMDEGGRRRLAKEELPAVLTDFTASVLRTAATERLTYQAVHSHYWLSGQVGVALGRRWDVPLIHSMHTMARTKNAALAAADRPEPDIRILGECALADTADRLVANTHAEAAELVRHYGTDAERIAVVHPGVDLGTFRPADGRAAARRRLGLPPGAVIPMFAGRIQPLKGPDVLLHAVAVLLRRRPELARRLIVPLIGGNSGTGTERPDEYRHLAAGLGLSEVVRFLPALGRPELADWYRAADVVVMPSHSESFGLVALEAQACGTPVLAAAVGGLTVAVRDGVTGHLVQGHRPEDYAAVLGRLAALPGEGERLGREALRHARCFGWDTCARATAAVYAAAVAERAELGRLVRAAS
- a CDS encoding GNAT family N-acetyltransferase yields the protein MDPTVELRPACQAEAAAISQLLAACWRLDYAQYLGGQRTEHLIACYCPVDRIAVEISGSGAGDGWLGWLVAEHAGRVVGVAAGGIATIGSGEVYTLCVAPEHRRKGVGRGLLSATTEQQRARGARQQWVSVYGPDDPSLPFLSGCGFEATTDVPPSSGLRLRRTL
- a CDS encoding class I SAM-dependent methyltransferase; this encodes MQLLDGNSDAPERATFPTVAEPPLSPHSADILEYLRAARATGGPILDLGAGAGRFAVPLARLGFDVDAVDRDAPSLASLREWAGRRNVRPGRVTTVEAELNGLRLRRAYGLVMLAGDTALELPATARPALFREIAAHLREGGALALDYITARRPGLHSARPETASVLDDLRSTGLRIHRRDTRPLADGLESTFLLCGPRR
- a CDS encoding helix-turn-helix domain-containing protein, with protein sequence MYQELRVRGSGRFSELAAELGLSPAQTDDCRAELRHLGLISADGSDELADHVTAVDPEVALLRVLARETQEVRLRQERTQQSYAAVEELTRRYLRGGGVFPSEVEVEVLTGRRRIQQTLEDLSDTVRTEIASMHPGALPTGEFLTAGLDRDRRLIAAGAQVRAIYQQRFLAVPALAEFFQRQIELGVEVRLAPVVPLNMIVSDRRLALLPIDPDDHDAGAILARGPALVRSYTALYDYCWHTSAVLGRTEEYRHGADRLTDQQQAAIRMLAAGMKDEKIARSLGISLRTLSRLLSEVMQELGASSRFEAGVRATKLGWLD